The Anabaena sp. WA102 genome contains a region encoding:
- a CDS encoding AAA-like domain-containing protein, whose amino-acid sequence MSFKVDISWEQIQEFVDEIVWKYTDKHLSDVEVQVLKGSWEGKRYEDIATALHLTTTYIQNDVGAKLWKKLTDIIGEPVSKSNFRQALYREREKRKTPQIVLSMNRLELPHNPVSLNSPFYVERYSIESQNYTIESLCYQAIAQPAALIRIKAPRQMGKTSLLDRILAQSRKYDYLTVRINLQDVDESNFSNLDNFLRWFCTYISLELGITDRVDDFWKQPIGSKISCKTYLQNYILKEINSPLVLACDEIDRVFNYPQISQDFFGLLRSCHEEANNRDIWKQLRLVVVHSTENYGLLDINHSPFNVGEPVELTEFTAEQVQDLAQRHQLNWNHSLVQKLMAMIGGHPYLVRIAFYHLAQPAPGKWGDIKQLLRDAPTDVGIYTQHLRRLLGMLRENTRLAAAFTKVISTTEPAQLDSILGYQLYSIGLIKWQNNQVMPRCELYRQYFGERLES is encoded by the coding sequence ATGTCTTTCAAAGTAGATATATCTTGGGAGCAAATTCAAGAATTTGTGGATGAAATTGTATGGAAATATACTGACAAACATCTAAGCGATGTGGAAGTACAGGTACTCAAAGGAAGTTGGGAAGGGAAAAGGTATGAAGATATTGCTACAGCACTACATTTAACTACTACATATATTCAAAATGATGTTGGTGCTAAATTATGGAAAAAGCTCACAGATATTATTGGAGAACCAGTGAGTAAAAGTAATTTTCGTCAAGCACTGTATCGGGAAAGAGAAAAACGAAAAACACCACAAATAGTTTTATCTATGAACAGACTGGAACTTCCTCATAACCCAGTATCCCTAAATTCTCCCTTTTATGTAGAGCGATACTCCATTGAGTCTCAAAATTATACGATTGAATCTTTATGTTATCAAGCGATCGCTCAACCTGCTGCACTTATTCGCATCAAAGCACCAAGACAGATGGGAAAAACCTCACTACTTGACAGAATTTTAGCTCAATCACGTAAATATGATTATCTAACAGTACGCATAAATCTACAAGATGTAGATGAATCAAACTTTAGCAATTTAGATAATTTTTTACGTTGGTTTTGTACGTACATTAGCCTAGAATTAGGGATTACAGATCGGGTTGATGATTTTTGGAAGCAGCCTATTGGTAGTAAAATTAGTTGTAAAACCTATCTACAAAACTACATTCTTAAAGAAATTAATAGTCCTTTAGTGTTAGCTTGTGATGAAATAGATCGAGTTTTTAACTACCCTCAAATTTCTCAAGACTTTTTTGGACTATTGCGAAGCTGTCATGAAGAAGCTAATAATCGAGATATTTGGAAACAACTGCGATTAGTTGTGGTGCATTCCACCGAAAATTATGGATTATTAGATATCAACCATTCACCTTTTAATGTGGGAGAACCAGTAGAATTAACGGAGTTTACCGCAGAACAAGTACAAGATTTAGCACAGCGTCATCAACTTAATTGGAATCATAGTTTAGTGCAAAAATTGATGGCTATGATAGGAGGTCATCCATATTTAGTTCGGATAGCATTTTATCACCTCGCTCAACCTGCTCCCGGAAAGTGGGGAGATATCAAACAGTTATTGCGAGATGCTCCTACAGATGTGGGTATTTATACTCAGCATTTACGTCGGCTATTGGGAATGCTCAGGGAAAATACAAGACTAGCAGCAGCATTCACAAAGGTTATTAGCACTACTGAACCAGCACAATTAGATTCCATACTTGGATATCAATTGTACAGCATAGGACTAATTAAATGGCAAAATAATCAAGTTATGCCTCGCTGTGAGTTGTACCGTCAGTATTTTGGAGAAAGGTTGGAAAGTTGA
- a CDS encoding helix-turn-helix domain-containing protein, producing the protein MNQQQFELIFENLTTRPKEVLQRILAGETDADIAVAMEIGEPTVRKHIERICEKFGLRSEHTDSRRYKRSELVTLVAKYKPNLLTEYQLKFTDKVAEITDKDDNNICEFILQLLSVNQPINEEFKKFILRFNCNEQEKKQIAKSLNKTGYQHYLNSDFNTALSYLKLAIEFKPDLAAAHYNLGATYEKIDHWTQACEHYKIAMQYQNRAGEAAINNLARLEILQGNSSAAVEMISPILSKVKDHTVKAALHKNLGWAYFQQNFYEQAKQHLFISLELENDYVPAYCLLAQVQAAVGDKENSLIFWRKFLESYSQEQELKSVQWHLPELEIWKLDAMRNIMETAI; encoded by the coding sequence ATGAACCAACAACAGTTTGAACTTATATTTGAAAACCTGACAACCAGACCAAAGGAAGTCTTGCAAAGGATATTAGCGGGTGAAACAGATGCAGATATAGCAGTAGCTATGGAAATTGGAGAGCCTACAGTCAGAAAACATATTGAAAGAATATGTGAAAAATTTGGACTGAGGAGTGAACATACTGATAGTCGCCGCTACAAACGCTCAGAGTTAGTGACACTGGTTGCTAAGTATAAGCCTAACTTACTAACTGAATATCAGCTTAAATTTACAGATAAAGTAGCAGAAATTACAGATAAAGATGACAATAATATCTGCGAATTTATATTACAATTACTATCAGTCAACCAACCTATAAATGAAGAATTTAAGAAATTTATACTGCGTTTTAATTGCAATGAGCAGGAGAAGAAACAAATTGCTAAATCTCTGAATAAAACCGGATATCAACACTATTTGAATAGTGATTTTAACACAGCTTTATCCTATTTAAAATTAGCAATTGAATTTAAACCTGATTTAGCAGCGGCTCATTATAATTTGGGAGCAACCTACGAAAAAATAGATCATTGGACTCAAGCTTGTGAACATTATAAAATTGCTATGCAATATCAAAATCGGGCTGGAGAAGCTGCAATTAATAATTTAGCTCGATTGGAAATTTTACAAGGAAATAGTTCTGCTGCTGTGGAAATGATTTCGCCAATTTTATCAAAGGTTAAAGATCATACAGTCAAAGCTGCATTACATAAAAACCTTGGTTGGGCTTATTTTCAGCAAAATTTTTATGAACAAGCAAAACAGCATTTATTCATATCTTTAGAATTGGAAAATGATTATGTTCCAGCCTATTGTTTATTAGCACAAGTCCAAGCAGCAGTAGGAGATAAAGAAAATTCTCTAATATTCTGGAGAAAATTCTTAGAATCTTATTCCCAAGAGCAAGAATTAAAAAGTGTTCAATGGCATTTACCAGAACTAGAAATTTGGAAACTTGATGCTATGAGAAATATTATGGAAACAGCGATATAA
- a CDS encoding WD40 repeat domain-containing protein, which produces MTLEEVIITDREALVLVEQLLKRGRLRTVQEIVFRQSWTGQTYLDMAIDSDYDLGYIKDVGSELWRSLSQALGEKVTKSNLHKVLKRIIQEQEISNSKQQFNRHISIFKPMAFSPDAQFIASANNDHIVKVWHLATGKCVQTLEGHNACVWSVAFHPTEQILATASEDNTIKLWNLETGCCVQTLKV; this is translated from the coding sequence ATGACCCTTGAAGAAGTGATAATTACGGATAGAGAAGCTCTTGTACTAGTTGAACAGTTATTAAAGCGGGGACGCTTGAGAACAGTTCAAGAGATTGTATTCCGTCAGTCTTGGACTGGACAGACGTACTTAGACATGGCTATAGATTCCGATTACGATCTTGGTTACATTAAAGACGTTGGCTCAGAACTATGGCGATCGCTCTCCCAAGCTTTAGGAGAAAAAGTCACCAAAAGCAACCTGCACAAAGTCTTGAAGCGAATTATACAGGAACAAGAAATCAGCAATAGTAAACAACAATTTAATAGACATATTAGCATTTTTAAGCCGATGGCTTTTAGTCCTGACGCTCAATTTATTGCAAGTGCTAACAATGACCATATAGTTAAAGTATGGCATCTAGCCACAGGAAAATGTGTGCAAACTCTAGAAGGACATAATGCTTGTGTATGGAGTGTTGCTTTTCATCCCACAGAGCAAATCTTAGCCACAGCAAGTGAAGATAACACAATCAAGTTGTGGAATCTGGAAACTGGATGCTGTGTACAAACTTTGAAAGTCTAA
- a CDS encoding LON peptidase substrate-binding domain-containing protein, with protein sequence MTSSSKIAVRELPLFPLPEVVLFPTRPLPLHIFEFRYRIMMNTILESDRRFGVLMIDPTKGTIANVGCCAEILHYQRLPDDRIKLLALGQQRFRVLEYVREKPYRVGLVEWIEDQPPAKDLRPLASDVEQLLRDVVRLSSKLTEQEIELPNDLPDLPTELSYWIASNLYGVAPEQQALLEIQDTVARLEREAEILTSTRNHLAARSVLKDTFNEME encoded by the coding sequence ATGACATCTTCCTCTAAAATTGCAGTGCGTGAACTACCTCTATTCCCATTACCCGAAGTGGTTCTATTTCCGACTAGACCATTACCTCTACATATCTTTGAATTTCGCTACAGAATCATGATGAATACGATTTTGGAGAGCGATCGCCGATTCGGCGTATTGATGATTGATCCCACCAAGGGGACAATTGCTAATGTTGGTTGTTGTGCGGAAATTCTTCATTATCAGCGGCTACCCGATGACAGAATCAAGCTATTAGCTTTAGGACAACAAAGATTTCGGGTGTTAGAATATGTCCGCGAAAAGCCCTATCGCGTCGGTTTGGTAGAATGGATTGAAGATCAACCGCCAGCTAAGGATTTACGTCCTTTAGCTTCAGATGTAGAACAACTATTGCGGGATGTAGTTCGTCTTTCGTCCAAGTTAACAGAACAAGAAATTGAATTACCAAACGATTTACCAGATTTACCCACAGAACTATCTTATTGGATAGCGAGTAATCTCTATGGTGTTGCTCCCGAACAGCAAGCATTATTAGAAATCCAGGATACAGTTGCTCGTTTAGAACGAGAAGCGGAAATTCTCACTTCTACTCGTAATCATTTAGCAGCGCGTTCTGTGCTTAAAGATACGTTTAATGAGATGGAATAA
- the rpsJ gene encoding 30S ribosomal protein S10, producing MATLQQQKIRIRLKAFDRRLLDTSCEKIVDTANRTNATAIGPIPLPTKRKIYCVLRSPHVDKDSREHFETRTHRRIIDIYQPSSKTIDALMKLDLPSGVDIEVKL from the coding sequence ATGGCAACTCTACAGCAGCAGAAGATTAGAATTCGCTTGAAGGCATTTGACCGACGTTTATTAGATACATCTTGCGAGAAGATTGTAGACACCGCTAACCGTACCAACGCCACAGCTATCGGACCAATTCCTTTACCCACAAAACGCAAGATATATTGCGTACTGCGATCGCCTCACGTAGATAAAGATTCCCGCGAACACTTTGAAACCCGCACCCATCGCCGGATTATTGACATTTACCAGCCTTCTTCTAAAACTATTGATGCACTCATGAAGCTAGATTTACCTTCTGGTGTAGATATTGAAGTCAAATTGTAA
- the tuf gene encoding elongation factor Tu produces MARAKFERNKPHVNIGTVGHVDHGKTTLTAAITMTLAANGQAVGKGYDQIDNAPEEKARGITINTAHVEYETTARHYAHVDCPGHADYVKNMITGAAQMDGGILVVAATDGPMPQTREHILLAKQVGVPSLVVFLNKQDMMDDEELMELVELELRELLTAYDFPGDDIPIIKGSGLKALEAMTANPKTQRGENEWVDKIYELMDAVDASIPTPERAVDKPFLMAVEDVFTITGRGTVATGRIERGKVKVGDTVELIGIRDTRSTAVTGIEMFKKSLDEGMAGDNAGVLLRGMKKEDIERGMVIAKPGSITPHTQFEGEVYVLTEKEGGRKTPFFSGYRPQFYVRTTDVTGTIKAFTDSDGNDVEMVMPGDNIKVTVELINAIAIEQGMRFAIREGGRTIGAGVVAKILK; encoded by the coding sequence ATGGCACGCGCAAAGTTTGAAAGAAATAAACCTCACGTTAATATCGGAACTGTTGGCCACGTTGACCACGGCAAAACTACTTTAACAGCAGCTATTACCATGACCTTGGCCGCTAATGGTCAAGCCGTAGGTAAGGGTTACGACCAAATTGATAATGCCCCTGAAGAAAAGGCACGGGGTATTACAATTAATACCGCTCACGTTGAGTATGAAACCACTGCTCGTCACTACGCTCACGTAGATTGCCCTGGACACGCTGATTATGTGAAAAACATGATCACAGGTGCAGCGCAAATGGATGGAGGTATCTTGGTAGTTGCAGCCACAGATGGTCCTATGCCCCAAACTCGTGAACACATCCTCTTGGCAAAACAAGTCGGTGTTCCTAGTCTTGTCGTCTTCTTGAACAAACAAGATATGATGGACGATGAAGAGTTGATGGAATTGGTAGAACTAGAACTGCGGGAACTACTGACCGCTTATGATTTCCCCGGTGATGATATTCCCATTATCAAAGGTTCAGGTCTGAAAGCTTTAGAAGCAATGACCGCTAATCCCAAAACTCAGCGCGGTGAAAATGAGTGGGTAGACAAAATCTATGAGTTGATGGACGCTGTAGATGCTTCTATTCCTACTCCTGAGCGGGCTGTAGACAAACCATTCTTGATGGCTGTGGAAGATGTATTCACCATCACAGGTCGTGGGACTGTGGCTACTGGACGGATCGAACGCGGTAAAGTTAAGGTTGGTGATACTGTTGAGTTAATTGGGATCAGAGATACCCGCAGTACCGCTGTTACCGGGATCGAGATGTTCAAGAAGAGTCTTGATGAAGGTATGGCCGGAGACAATGCCGGTGTACTACTACGCGGTATGAAAAAGGAAGACATTGAGCGGGGTATGGTAATAGCTAAACCAGGCTCAATTACACCTCACACTCAGTTTGAAGGTGAAGTTTACGTTTTAACAGAGAAAGAAGGTGGTCGGAAAACACCATTTTTCTCCGGTTATCGTCCTCAGTTCTATGTGCGGACAACTGATGTAACTGGTACAATCAAAGCCTTTACCGATAGTGATGGTAACGATGTGGAAATGGTTATGCCTGGCGATAACATCAAGGTAACAGTAGAATTGATCAATGCGATCGCTATTGAACAAGGTATGCGCTTCGCTATTCGTGAAGGTGGACGGACTATCGGTGCTGGCGTTGTCGCTAAAATCTTGAAATAA
- the fusA gene encoding elongation factor G, whose translation MARTNPLEKVRNIGIAAHIDAGKTTTTERILFYSGIIHKIGEVHEGTAVTDWMEQERERGITITAAAISTSWNDHQINIIDTPGHVDFTIEVERSMRVLDGVIAVFCSVGGVQPQSETVWRQADRYKVPRIAFINKMDRTGANFYRVHDQMVDRLRANAIAIQLPIGSETEFKGIIDLVKMCAYMYTNDQGTDIQTIEIPAELAEKAAQYRTKLVEAVSETDDTLMNKYFDGEELTEAEIRTALRKGTIAGTIVPVLCGSAFKNKGVQLMLDAVIDYLPSPLEVPPIQGTLLNGDPVERHADDEEPLSALAFKIMADPYGRLTFVRVYSGVLKKGSYVLNVSKNKKERISRLVLMKADDRQDVDELRAGDLGAALGLKDTLTGDTLCDEGSPVILESLFIPEPVISVAVEPKTKNDMDKLSKALQSLSEEDPTFRVRVDPETNQTVIAGMGELHLEILVDRMLREFKVEANVGAPQVAYRETIRKAVEKIDGKFIRQSGGKGQYGHVVINLEPGEPGTGFVFVSKIVGGIVPKEYIGPAEQGMKECCESGILAGYPLIDVKATLIHGSYHDVDSSEMAFKIAGSMAIKEAATKASPVILEPIMKVEVEVPEDYIGNVIGDLISRRGQIESQSTEQGLAKVVSKVPLATMFGYATDIRSKTQGRGIFTMEFSTYEEVPRSVAEGIISKSKGNA comes from the coding sequence GTGGCACGCACGAACCCGCTAGAGAAAGTACGCAATATCGGTATTGCGGCGCATATAGATGCGGGCAAAACAACGACAACAGAGAGAATATTATTTTACTCTGGGATCATTCATAAAATTGGCGAAGTTCACGAAGGAACTGCTGTTACAGACTGGATGGAACAGGAACGGGAGCGGGGAATTACCATCACTGCTGCTGCCATTAGTACCAGTTGGAATGATCATCAAATTAACATTATTGATACTCCCGGTCACGTGGACTTCACAATTGAAGTTGAACGTTCCATGCGAGTATTAGATGGTGTAATCGCTGTATTTTGTTCCGTAGGTGGTGTCCAACCACAATCAGAAACAGTATGGCGACAAGCAGACCGCTATAAAGTCCCTCGCATTGCCTTTATTAATAAGATGGATCGCACTGGTGCGAACTTCTATAGAGTGCATGACCAAATGGTCGATCGCTTGCGAGCTAACGCCATTGCTATTCAACTGCCTATCGGTAGTGAAACTGAATTTAAAGGGATTATAGACTTGGTGAAAATGTGTGCATATATGTACACAAACGATCAAGGAACTGATATCCAAACCATAGAAATTCCCGCCGAACTAGCCGAAAAAGCAGCCCAATACCGCACCAAGTTGGTAGAAGCAGTATCAGAAACTGATGACACGCTGATGAATAAGTACTTCGATGGCGAAGAACTGACAGAAGCAGAAATCCGTACTGCTCTCCGTAAAGGAACAATTGCTGGGACAATCGTACCAGTGCTTTGCGGTTCAGCCTTTAAGAACAAAGGCGTGCAATTGATGTTGGATGCGGTGATAGATTACCTACCATCACCACTGGAAGTTCCACCAATTCAAGGCACACTGCTCAACGGTGATCCCGTTGAACGTCATGCTGATGATGAAGAACCATTATCAGCTTTGGCATTTAAGATTATGGCTGATCCTTATGGTCGCCTCACCTTCGTTCGTGTTTATTCTGGTGTGCTGAAGAAAGGTAGTTACGTTCTTAACGTCAGCAAGAATAAAAAAGAACGAATTTCTCGGTTAGTGCTAATGAAAGCAGATGACCGACAAGACGTGGATGAACTACGGGCAGGTGATTTAGGTGCTGCATTGGGATTAAAAGACACCTTGACAGGTGATACCCTTTGTGATGAAGGTTCACCAGTAATTTTGGAATCCCTATTTATTCCTGAGCCTGTGATCTCGGTAGCGGTTGAACCCAAAACCAAGAACGACATGGACAAGCTTTCCAAGGCTCTGCAATCTTTGAGTGAAGAAGACCCCACCTTCCGTGTGCGTGTTGATCCAGAAACCAACCAAACCGTAATTGCGGGCATGGGAGAATTGCACCTAGAAATTCTCGTAGATCGGATGTTACGGGAATTTAAAGTAGAAGCAAACGTTGGTGCGCCCCAAGTGGCTTACCGCGAAACCATTCGCAAAGCCGTCGAGAAAATTGATGGTAAATTTATCCGCCAGAGTGGTGGTAAGGGTCAGTACGGTCACGTGGTGATCAATTTAGAACCAGGTGAACCCGGTACAGGTTTTGTCTTTGTTTCTAAAATTGTCGGTGGGATTGTACCTAAAGAGTACATAGGACCGGCTGAACAGGGCATGAAAGAATGTTGTGAATCTGGTATTTTAGCTGGATATCCACTCATTGATGTCAAAGCCACATTAATACATGGTTCTTACCATGATGTAGACTCTTCAGAAATGGCTTTCAAAATTGCCGGTTCTATGGCAATCAAGGAAGCGGCTACAAAAGCCTCTCCTGTGATCTTAGAGCCGATCATGAAAGTTGAAGTTGAAGTACCTGAAGACTACATCGGTAACGTGATTGGTGATTTAATCTCCCGCCGGGGACAGATTGAAAGCCAAAGCACTGAACAGGGACTGGCAAAAGTGGTATCGAAAGTTCCATTGGCAACCATGTTTGGTTATGCCACTGATATCCGGTCGAAAACCCAAGGTCGAGGTATCTTTACAATGGAGTTTAGTACCTACGAAGAGGTGCCTCGCAGCGTGGCTGAGGGCATCATTTCAAAAAGTAAAGGGAACGCTTAA
- the rpsG gene encoding 30S ribosomal protein S7 yields MSRRGVSQRRAVPPDSVYNSRLISMMMRRIMRHGKKSIAARIVYDALKTIEERTGGSPLETFEKAVRNATPLVEVKARRVGGATYQVPMEVRTDRGTTLALRWLVQYSRQRPGRTMAGRLANELMDAANETGSAIRKREETHRMAEANKAFAHYRY; encoded by the coding sequence ATGTCTCGTCGTGGTGTTAGTCAAAGGCGTGCAGTCCCGCCTGACTCAGTGTATAATAGTCGCCTAATCAGCATGATGATGCGACGGATAATGCGTCATGGCAAAAAATCAATTGCCGCAAGAATAGTTTATGACGCTTTGAAAACTATTGAAGAACGCACTGGTGGAAGTCCATTAGAAACTTTTGAAAAAGCAGTGCGTAACGCTACACCATTAGTAGAAGTAAAAGCTCGCCGAGTTGGTGGAGCAACTTACCAAGTACCAATGGAAGTACGTACAGATCGCGGTACTACCCTAGCGTTGCGGTGGTTGGTGCAGTATTCTCGCCAACGTCCAGGAAGAACTATGGCTGGGAGACTAGCTAATGAATTAATGGATGCTGCGAATGAAACTGGTAGTGCTATTCGTAAGCGCGAAGAAACACATCGGATGGCGGAAGCGAACAAAGCGTTTGCACATTATCGTTACTAA
- the rpsL gene encoding 30S ribosomal protein S12 — protein MPTIQQLIRSERELARQKTKSPALKQCPQRRGVCTRVYTTTPKKPNSALRKVARVRLTSGFEVTAYIPGIGHNLQEHSVVMIRGGRVKDLPGVRYHIIRGTLDTAGVKDRKQGRSKYGTKLPKAGKK, from the coding sequence ATGCCAACAATACAGCAGCTAATACGTAGTGAACGCGAACTAGCGCGTCAAAAAACCAAGTCCCCTGCTCTGAAGCAATGCCCGCAACGGCGAGGCGTTTGCACCAGAGTATACACAACTACACCTAAAAAGCCTAACTCAGCACTCCGCAAGGTAGCCAGGGTAAGACTTACCTCTGGATTTGAAGTAACAGCTTACATCCCAGGTATCGGTCATAACTTACAAGAACATTCCGTAGTTATGATTCGTGGTGGTCGGGTCAAAGACTTGCCCGGAGTTAGATACCACATTATCCGTGGCACATTAGATACAGCCGGAGTTAAAGACCGCAAACAAGGCCGTTCCAAATATGGAACTAAGCTCCCAAAAGCAGGTAAAAAATAG
- a CDS encoding HesB/IscA family protein produces MIHFSPTAINEIGRLKSKQPSDTLFRLRVKSGGCADLFYDLAFDTTVQSQDQVLELHDIRVIIDPESINYINELSIDYSEDLMGGGFRFHNPQATSTCSCGNSFSISH; encoded by the coding sequence ATGATTCATTTCAGTCCAACAGCCATTAATGAAATCGGGCGCTTAAAATCTAAACAACCATCAGATACCTTATTTCGCTTGCGAGTCAAATCTGGAGGTTGTGCTGATTTGTTTTATGATCTGGCTTTTGATACAACAGTACAATCTCAAGATCAGGTTTTAGAGTTGCATGATATTCGCGTAATTATAGACCCAGAAAGCATAAATTACATTAATGAGTTATCAATAGATTATTCAGAAGATTTGATGGGTGGGGGTTTTCGCTTTCACAACCCTCAAGCAACATCAACCTGTAGTTGTGGTAATTCTTTCTCTATTAGTCATTAG
- a CDS encoding phosphomannose isomerase type II C-terminal cupin domain: protein MAKLSETAPNTLTLQPTINARSIAAGELRPWGSFTVLEEGRGYKIKRIEVKPGHRLSLQMHHHRSEHWIVVSGTAKVVCGDKEILLSNNQSTYVPQCTTHRLENPGVIPLVLIEVQNGEYLGEDDIIRYQDDYARSEK, encoded by the coding sequence ATGGCTAAACTATCAGAAACTGCCCCAAATACTCTGACTCTACAACCAACAATTAATGCTAGAAGTATTGCTGCTGGTGAATTACGTCCTTGGGGTTCTTTCACAGTCTTAGAAGAAGGGCGCGGATATAAAATTAAACGAATTGAAGTAAAGCCTGGACATCGCCTCAGCTTACAAATGCACCACCACCGCAGTGAACACTGGATTGTTGTTTCCGGTACAGCTAAAGTAGTTTGTGGCGACAAAGAAATCTTATTAAGCAATAATCAATCAACCTATGTCCCCCAATGTACAACCCATCGGTTAGAAAATCCCGGTGTGATTCCCTTGGTTTTAATTGAAGTCCAAAATGGCGAATATCTCGGAGAAGATGATATTATTCGCTATCAAGATGATTATGCCCGTTCGGAAAAGTAG